One segment of Purpureocillium takamizusanense chromosome 7, complete sequence DNA contains the following:
- a CDS encoding uncharacterized protein (MEROPS:MER0472834~EggNog:ENOG503NXJG~COG:D) has product MADTEEPQFNTLAERIAALNKQKNFNGSDAPRKKPPPPAPPIRSTNGSTPSHHQVNPTVPPRPNRNNPPPLPRRDTQSSTASGGDGAHQPNGSRQAPPPLPSRISSSASPSPAQVPRRASTQSGLLTARRNSASSEISQHSTLSSVSIGHASSASSYGSNGGAGRKMAPAFDPSSLPPLPPTRRELEAKAKEAAAAEAVEKDARAKEYAAKQAAKPKTPQPSATLAIPSRPTLPPRLPSRPAKSPNPPVPATTRTESEEDTKPAPRKLPPIRGFSSGQSTTDRPPIPTRPSASANDDAPPPIPVASRPSAAQIDAASSRTAEPPKPLNDCWVCRDWSAADGVAAQFPRQSLPRNDPVGHLARGLCDPFPSYTDKARAIFTWFHHNIFYDTVAFFGNNVRHMSVEETIFSGKAVCQGYAETYKAIANRAGLECVVVGGHGKGFGHTPLKKGERPPPPKPDGHAWNAVRIDGGVWKLLDACWGAGHICGANNLYKQEFSPKEFTSSNESFGLRHFPSNPSYQYRSDGRVVSWEEYYRGRVDGEPPVFYTNGHQEGIAEESVEPKEADIAIYSSQVVRFQFSKICEHWTSEKDGLGKPPLLLLSIHGVDGRKDEMVPIETNGYWHWIDVNARDLGAPGQSVQVAMLTSIDGQDGRGVTAKEFLAKKGRVGMAWAYILKWNLV; this is encoded by the coding sequence ATGGCGGATACCGAGGAGCCGCAGTTCAACACGCTCGCCGAGAGGATCGCTGCCCTCAACAAGCAGAAGAACTTCAACGGTTCCGACGCCCCGCGAAAGAAACCACCGCCCCCAGCCCCTCCTATTCGCAGCACCAATGGCTCAACCCCGTCACATCATCAGGTGAACCCGACGGTGCCTCCGAGACCGAATCGAAAcaacccgccgcctctgcctcggCGTGACACCCAGTCTTCCACCGCCTCAGGCGGCGATGGGGCCCATCAACCGAACGGCAGTCGACAGGCGCCCCCTCCGCTGCCTTCACGAatatcgtcgtcggcgtcaccgtCTCCAGCGCAAGTCCCTCGCCGTGCTTCGACCCAGTCCGGCTTGTTGACTGCCCGGCGCAATTCGGCCTCCTCTGAAATATCCCAGCACTCAACATTGTCGTCCGTGTCCATCGGGCATGCCTCGTCTGCTTCGAGTTACGGCTCCAATGGCGGTGCAGGCCGCAAGATGGCTCCCGCTTTCGACCCTTCCAGCTTACCCCCGCTTCCCCCCACCAGGcgggagctcgaggccaaggcaaaggaggccgctgccgccgaggcggtaGAGAAGGACGCTCGAGCTAAAGAATATGCGGCAAAACAAGCAGCCAAACCCAAGACACCACAACCATCCGCGACACTAGCCATTCCTTCGAGACCtaccctgccgccgcggttGCCCTCGAGGCCTGCGAAATCACCGAATCCTCCCGTACCAGCCACTACTAGGACGGAGTCGGAAGAAGACACCAAGCCGGCCCCACGCAAGTTGCCTCCTATCCGGGGCTTCAGTAGCGGGCAGTCGACAACGGACCGTCCACCCATTCCAACTCGACCATCTGCGTCGGCGAACGATGATGCGCCACCACCGATTCCTGTCGCATCGCGACCGTCGGCAGCCCAAATCGATGCGGCCTCATCCAGGACTGCGGAGCCGCCCAAGCCGCTGAATGACTGTTGGGTATGTCGTGATTGGAGCGCTGCGGATGGCGTGGCGGCTCAGTTCCCGAGACAGTCACTTCCACGGAACGATCCTGTGGGACATTTGGCGCGTGGTCTTTGCGATCCCTTCCCGTCCTACACGGATAAGGCACGCGCCATCTTTACTTGGTTCCACCACAACATCTTCTACGATACCGTAGCCTTTTTCGGCAATAATGTGCGGCACATGTCTGTCGAAGAGACAATTTTCAGTGGCAAGGCTGTCTGCCAGGGATACGCGGAGACATACAAGGCCATTGCCAACCGCGCGGGCTTGGagtgcgtcgtcgtcggtggccaTGGCAAGGGGTTCGGGCACACGCCTCTGAAGAAAGGGGagcgcccgcctccgcccaaGCCTGACGGCCATGCGTGGAACGCGGTGCGCATAGATGGCGGTGTGTGGAAGCTGCTAGACGCTTGCTGGGGTGCTGGCCATATTTGTGGCGCCAACAACCTCTACAAACAGGAGTTTTCACCAAAGGAATTCACTAGCAGCAACGAGAGCTTTGGTTTGCGACACTTCCCCAGCAATCCAAGCTACCAGTATCGAAGCGATGGGCGTGTGGTCTCCTGGGAAGAATATTATAGAGGCCGAGTGGATGGCGAGCCGCCAGTCTTCTACACCAACGGTCATCAGGAAGGCATAGCGGAGGAGAGCGTGGAACCGAAAGAGGCGGATATCGCCATATACAGCAGCCAGGTGGTCCGATTTCAATTCTCCAAAATCTGCGAGCACTGGACGTCGGAGAAGGATGGGCTGGGGAAGCCCCCGCTCCTGCTACTCAGCAttcacggcgtcgacgggcgcaAGGATGAGATGGTGCCCATCGAGACCAATGGCTACTGGCACTGGATAGACGTAAATGCTCGGGATTTGGGGGCGCCGGGCCAGTCCGTGCAAGTCGCGATGCTGACCAGCATCGATGGACAGGACGGTCGGGGTGTGACAGCCAAGGAGTTCTTGGCTAAGAAGGGCCGcgtgggcatggcatgggcatACATCTTGAAGTGGAACTTGGTTTGA